The DNA sequence cacagggttaaacacagaacaaaaatgggaagtctttaaaatgctgcttaataaatatacttgtcagtatattccacttgtaagcaaggaacgtcgttgcaaagcaaaacctttttggttcaatagaagcgttggtgttgaggtgggtaagaaaagacctgcttttaaggctttcaagttagctggtacagccgaaacatttataaggtacaaggaggccaataaatcatgcaaagaagctataaggcaagctaaaattgctatagaaaaggatattgcagcaagcagtaaaaaaaatcccaaattattttttaaatatgtcaatagtaaaaaaatgaagcaggaaggggtgggacccttactatcagagggggatcagctggttgatgaaaacaaaataaaagcgcagattctgaactcgtatttttcatctgtttacacaaatgaagaaccagtaagtgaaggtttccttcttaacactcccaattctagtaatacaactaatgatgcatggttcacacaagaagaaattcaaaagagacttgaacaggttaagattaacaaaggtccagggccagatggtattcatcccagggtaattagcgagcttagctctgtgattgccaaacctctttacttaatttttcaggattcattgagatctggtattgtgccaagagactggcgaattgctaatgtggtgcctctattcaaaaaaggatcccgttctcagcctcaaactataggccagttagtctgacgtcagtattaggaaagcttttcgaagggttaataaaggataagatactggacttcatagcaaatcataatactatgagtttgtgccagcatggttttatgcgtaatagatcttgccagactaacttaatttctttttacgagaatgtaagtagagacctcgattctgggatggcagtggatgtgatttacttagactttgctaaagcatttgatacagtgccacacaaaaggttactggttaaattaaggaatgttggcctggaacatagtatttgtacctggatagagaactggctaaaagatagactacaaagagtggtggtaaatggaacattttctaattggaccagtgttgttagtggagtaccgcagggctctgtactaggtcccttgcttttcaacttgtttattaatgacctggaggtgccattgaaagtactgtttctatttttgcagatgatactaaattgtgcagaactataggttccatgcaggatgctgccactttgcacagtgatttgtctaaactggaaaactgggcagcaaactggaaaatgaggttcaatgttgataaatgcaggttatgcactttggcaaaaataatataaatgcaagttctacactaaatggcaatgtgttgggagtttccttaaatgaaaaggatctaggggtctttgtagataacacgttgtctaattctgggcagtgtcattctgtggctactaaagcaaataaagttctgtcttgcataaaaaagggcattaactcaagggatgaaaacataattatgcctctttataggtccctggtaaggcctcatctggagtatgcagttcagttttggactccagtccttaagagggatataaatgagctggagagagtgcagagactaagtgcaactaaattggttagagggacggaagacttaaattatgaggggagactgtcaaggttggggttgttttctctggaaaaaaggcgcttgcgaggggacatgattacactttacaagtacattagaggacattatagacaaatggcaggggacctttttacccataaagtggatcaccgtaccagaggccacccctttagactagaagaaaagaactttcatttgaagcaacgtagagggttcttcacagtcaggacagtgaggttgtggaatgcactgccgggtgatgttgtgatggctgattcagttaatgcctttaagaatggcttggatgattttttggacagacataatattaaaggctattgtgatactaaactctatagttaatataggtatgggtatatagaattttaattaaaagtagggaggggtgtgtgtatggatgctgggttttcatttggaggggttgaacttgatggactttgtcttttttcaacccaatttaactatgtaactatgtaactaactatgtaactagttaTTTATGTGCAGCTGGAACATCTATAAAATGGCAACTatttctttattaaccatttccccactacagcacaaatgtttagaaactgcattaaaggagaGGTTCACCTTGTGGAGGAGAAGTTACACAGGTCACACTTGGCCCCCAGATTCTTGGCCCCCCCCTAAGTAGAGTGAACAGTTCCCAGTGCCCATGAGGCCCTTCTAGAAAGTGGATGAAGGTTTTGTGTAACATCTGCTGAGTCAGTTCTTATCAGTATCATCAgtattgtttttgtattctgTGCCCAGGAGTATTGTCCCGGAGCTCATCTTGAAGCTACTCCTTTATTTTCCCATATGAGTTAATTGGACACTGAAATTACTCCCTTTTTACCTCCCTTCTCATGAAGTTTCGTACCAGAGGGAATATAATGTCTGGTCAATCCTTTCTTCTGTCTTCTGtctctctacagcagtgatccccaaccagtagctcgtgagtaacatgttgctctccaacctcttggatgttgctcccagtggcctcaaagcaggagcttatttttgaattccaggcttggataaaacttttggttgcattaaaaccaggtgcactgccaaacagaacctcctgtaggctaccagtccacataggggctaccaaatggccaatcacagcccttcgttggcatcctcaggaactattttcatgcttatgttgctccccaacccttcttacatctgaattttgctcatgggtgaaaaaggttggggatccctgctctacaggaTCCACAAAGcttgtgtatgtttattatataaatcatgtttattatataaataataaacttggttaaccctttctacctcaagtgatctctggtCTTTGATTTGGATCATTTGAGGTATAACCATGTGTCCTGTATGAATGTGAATGTGACTGGGAACTAATTGCTGAGTGAAATAGTTCCAACTCTGCTTATAAGACTTGTACTAACCCACCTCATAAGAAACCAATGGTaccacagacacagacacacccCGACATTAGTTTGAGGACTTGAGGGAAGAGGGCaggttttttttaagatggaCACTAAGCTCAATAAGGCAGTTTGCCAATAGGAGAGTAAATCCAAAACATATCATTACCTTGGATCAAAGGCAAAGTGAAGATTATTGTAGCCCGCTGGGAACCTCTAGTGGCCAAGCAGACGTACAACCATAACTTTTGAAAAATAGTCCAAAGCAGGCTTGTAgatagaaaatatatatgtatattccatattataaaaagtcaaacattccccctatggcacctgacgcgtttcatgcttacctagcacttagtcataggcaatctctaaCAGGTTAGTTGCTTCTGAACCTTAAATATTGGCTCTCAGAGACCCTCCCCACAATGAAACCAATCACAGTTCAACCCACATGTTGCCTATAACATTTGTTCAAAGCCGGGCTATTGGCTCAGTTTGTCAGTTGGTTCACATCATGTGATCTGTATATTACACAATCCAGATTACAGGGTAttgtaaaaaaagtataaattataCAAAGTCATAAAAAGTCCTATTTATGTATAACACGTTACAtcaaaggtataattaatccaagtggcaacctggtttgtaaATGGAATATCCAGTATACTTGCCTTTTATGCAATTTTGTCAAAAAGTCTCCCCCTCTAGTACCTATTCTAATCTGTTCTATCCCTTGTATGGACAAATAGTTCCAGTTGCTCTCATTGGACTCTGCGAAatgtctagtgacattggttttgttaCTCAGCTTAACATTTTTTatctggttaaaggaaaactataccccccaaacaatgtaggtctctataaaaagatactgagtaaaacagctcatgtgtaaaaccctgcttcatgtaaatgaaccattatcataataatatacttttctagtagtatgtgccattgggtaatcataaatagaaaattgtcattttaaaaaataagggccgccccctgagatcgtaagattcactgtgctcacatacaaaccacatgtaaggtcacatgagccaattaacagacagagttctgccttttgcttcctcacttcttcctgttacagttagtgttgtagtatttctggtcaggtgatcttttcctgttacagttagagctgcagtatttctggtcaagtgatctcttcctgttgcagttagagctgcagtatttctggtcaggtgatctcttcctgttacagttagagctgcagtatttctggtcaggtggtctcttcctgttacagttagagctgcactatttctggtcaggtgatctcttcctgttacagttagagctgcagtatttctggtcaggtgatctcttcctgttacagttagagctgcagtatttctggtcaggtggtctcttcctgttacagttagagctgcagtatttctggtcaggtgatctcttcctgtttcagttagagctgcagtgtttctggtcaggggatctcttcctgtttcagttagagctgcagtatttctggtcaggtgatctcttcctgttacagttagagctgcagtatttctggtcaggtgatctcttcctgttacagttagagctgcagtatttctggtcaggtgatctcttcctgttacagtaagagctgcagtatttctggtcaggtgatctcttcctgttacagttagagctgcagtatttctggtcaggtggtctcttcctgttacagttagagctgcagtatttctggtcaggtgatctcttcctgttacagttagagctgcagtatttctggtcaggtggtctcttcctgttacagttagagctgtagtatttctggtcatgtgatctcttcctgttacagttagagctgcagtatttctggtcagctggtctcttcctgttacagttagagctgcagtatttctggtcaggtgatcgtgatctcttcctgttacagttagagctgcagtatttctggtcaggtggtctcttcctgttacagttagagctgcagtatttctggtcaggtgatctcttcttgttacagttagagctgcagtatgttttgtcaggtgatctcttcctgttacagttggagctgcagtatttctggtcaggtgatctcttcctgtttcagttagagctgcagtatttctggtcaggtgatctcttcctgttacagttagagctgtagtatttctggtcaggtggtctcttcctgttacagttagagctgcagtatttctggtcaggtgatctcttcctgttacagttagagctgcagtatttctggtcaggtgatctcttcctgttacagttagtgttgtagtatttctagtcaggtgatctcttcctgttacagttagagctgcagtatttctggtcaggtgatctcttcctgttacagttagagctgcagtatttctggtcaggtgatctcttcctgttacagttagagctgcagtatttctggtcaggtgatctcttcctgttacagtaagagctgcagtatttctggtcaggtgatctcttctgttacagttagagctgcagtatctctggtcaggggatctcttcctgttacagttagagctgcagtatttctggtcaggtgatctcttcctgttacagttagagctgcagtatttctggtcaggtgatctcttcctgtttcagttagagctgcagtatttctggtcaggtgatctcttcctgttacagttagagctgcagtatttctggtcaggtgatctcttcctgttacagttagagctgtagtatttctggtcaggtgatctcttcctgttacagttagtgttgtagtatttctggtcaggtgatctctgaggcagcacagatagagtcacgaaatggtggttcaaggcaagagatgtaaaagggcaatatttatgtaaatatatattccagtttggtaagattctttaatatgtcattcaatttgatataaactatctgttgcttaagtattctttttgggggtatagttttcctttaatgtgttaatgtgctcctccctatccttaacccccagccaaatctcctcccccattttccctttctttgcccactatctcatctaacctgtcttccactgaatcttttactgaaccctccccccacacctagtttaaaatctcctccaaccctctagccatcttctctcccaaaacagctgccccatcatcattgaggtgcccccatccctagcaaagagcctgtagccgactgagaaatcagcccagttctccaaaaacccaaaaccctcctctagccttttgtttccttgacactgagcacttaatctgtagtgtaattatattttatatttatgtgaattgtatttctaataatgcacttattgttactttttattccaatgaccccttgtttgttactactaatttattgttttgttgtacagagctttgccctcaaggagcactttacaaataaaaatatacaaatatacatatatttacatgttATATTAGCTCCCCTTCCTGTGTCAGTTCCTTTGTTTAACCACAAGATGGCACTGTGTTATTTAAGCAGGAGATAAACAAGAGTAAAGAGCAAGTGTCCCTGGGTTCCACTTGTAAAGAAGTGTTTGCTGGTCCCTTTCTATTGAACAAATTTGCTGCTCATTGACTGAGCTGAGGGGCAGAATATTGTGTAGAGTTGCAATCTGTCTGGTTTGTAGAGTGAAAAGTGCCCAACCGGattgaaaaacattttatctatttttgtaCAATTCACTTGTTTTTCACTTGTGGGgttaatttttttgttacttatgCTAATACTTCTCTCACAACAGAAatgttatgcttgataaaggggcctgaCCCCCAAAATGTcgcattttctgctaataaaacacaaGTGACTGTCCCTGCCCTTGAGTGCCAGGGATTTCATAGCCACTTGCAgttggagggtgccgacccctTTGTCACCGTGCAGCAGCCAATCAACACGTAGGCCATGGAGTGCGAGAGGAGCTTCTATTTGAATCCTGTGAATAAAGAGTCTTCAgttgttttaaagagacactgacaccagaaattaaacattttttcttacaTCTATcacaatattgcctttgaaaactacttttaactttgccataaagcacttgcacaatgtttttatatTACCTGCAGGGATGGGCAaaatttttgccttgttttgctgcagaaatgacgcccatagacttgtatggcgtcgtacggcgaaaaaaaaaaaagacacgtcaaAAAAGTTTCACCgcacgacaaattttttttgatgcccatagactttaatgggagtcggcgacattttgccggcgcggaatttttggcaaaacaggtcaaattcgcgcATCCCTAATTACCGGTCTAATGCCCCATATTCCTGTATAAGGGggcggccatatttgtgcagcaggggtccgttagcattagaaactctaactgacaggttaagaagggacagtcgggtcaaggaacttcaagtaacaattacaaaaacaaacctctcagcaaaaaacgatcaacatgacctataggtaacttttaatgtacattcagattttaaaaagttgttttttagggtcagtatcactttatgaACCATTGGTGCCCAATTGCTTTGCTCAATCTGAGTGTTATAGTTCTGCAACACCCTTCCTCCACTTACTCCATGAGATTATATGTGGGGTTAAGTGAAGTACATTGCTGCCATTTAACTATCGGGGTACATTTGGTGGGGCCAATGTGGGGCTCTGAAAAGGACAATTATGAAGAAGGCTGGAGacaaacacattttctttctgtacgaatattggctttttatcgttttcgGCAGCTgctcaactccagaatgtggttTATTCCTCACGTGGGGACAATGGTGTCTACGGGAGCTGCTCAACGCCACATCATGAGTTACACGAGAGCTGACAATTACTTTCTGTGTCTCTGTATATCTGACATAACAGTTGAGTTTCTCTGTGACCCCCATATGTttccccaggagcagtaacccaagatatttgcttttatacagataatgctccctgctgattggttgctatggattactgctcctaggcaacatagtgccttttattacttaaccTCCTTAGCATTTTCCTGTGATAAACAGAGAgaagtttttctcattgaattccATGTATTTGCCCATTATATTGACAATAAAACTCTGCTGGCCAAGCAATGCCCAATGACAACAATAGGGGAGATTCATGGGTCCAAATTGCTTCTGCTCCTGCCCCACAATAAAGTGACACCAACACATGTACTGATGTCTCCTTTACTCTCCCCCCCACACATTCACCCATTTTAGCTTCAAATccttgtttttataataaaaaaaattccatattcaataaatatatatttctgtatccAGAAAACATCTCAAAATGTGATTCCTTTCCTTTCTCTACTAATAAATCTGAATAAGGCCTCTCTCGGCTGCACTGATGGAAACGAATGGAAAGAGGAGTCTATTAAACACAGGATTGaggttctgttatacagatttcTGGAATCACAGTCAGTTTTAAGGCAAAACAGTTGAGATGTGCAGTTTTGTTACACCCGCTGTGGGGCAGTAGCTGCCAAGGGATTCCGAGAAGGATCGTCTCAGCACGAATAATTGCACCATTAGGCCTGTGAGCTCACACTCATTAAGGCTAATGATACACCCATCACTGTGACTGCAACGTTATAACAACCCAAGGGCAGAGGAGACCTGAGGGGAATCTGAAAGCCAAAACAGTCACAAGAAAAGGGTGTAGGGAGGGGATTGTTTACACAGAGTTCATCATTTCATTTCAAACaattgctttataataaaaaggTTTGTCCCTTCAAGGGTATAAATAAATTAAGATAAAatcagtaaaaagtgactgatgCTTCTGTTACCCTGAGAGTTGCACTCGATGTGCACCAGCCTCCCACTCAAACTCCATATACAGTAGCCTTCACTGATAACTCTCATGCAGGGTGCTACTGTATTCACTGATAAACCTCAAAAAGAGCACCTACAGTATGCACTGATAACCCTCAAACTGGGCGCCTACAATATTAACTGATGACCCTGAAGCTGGTCCCTACAGGATACTGTCCCTAAGTTACACGCCATTTACTAGTAGTATTCAGACTTTTACTCTAGTGTGTATTCGCTCGTGTTTAATGAGCTTGGAGCGGTCTATGAACCGTTTCCCACACACTGTGCACCCAAAGGGTCTCTCCCCCGTGTGGATCTTCTCGTGCCGCCCAATGTGAGCCTGCTGGGTGAATCTTTTCCCACAAAAGGAGCAGGCAAagggtttctccccggtgtggaTCCTCTGGTGCTGAAGGAGCGTGGAGCGATCGGTGAAGCTTTTCCCACAGTCGGTGCAGTGAAAGGGTCGTTCGTCCGTGTGGGTTCTCTGATGCACCGCCAGGGCAGAGGTCTGGCCAAATGTCTTGCCACACTCCAGGCAAGTGTAGGGTTTCTCCTTGGTGTGGGACCTCATGTGCACCTTCAGGTTGTTAGTATCCCGGAAGCATTTGCCACACTCCTGGCAACtaaatggtttctccccggtgtggaTGCTGTGGTGCTGCACAAGAGTGGAATTCCGAGTGAAGACCTTCCCACACACTTTGCACATATAAGGTTCCCGCTCTGAGGAACATCTTGTCTTCTTCACTAAAGAAACACCCACAGCTTCTTGGCATTCCTTCTGATGGATCATGTGCTCAGTAAGCTGGGTGGCACTCTTAAAGTCCCCTACACAGATATCATATTCCTCCTCTAGTTTTATACATTGGTCAGGGTTGGGCATTGCCCCATTTTGCTTAGATGTCAAATCTAGGAAACACTGATCCGTGGATCTGGCCTCATGTTGCTGACTTTCTATAGGAAAGCCCTTTTTTACTCTGCTTGTAGCTTTTAGAGGAGAGGTATTTCTAAAACAACCACTCGAAGAGCTTGAATCATATCTGAAGTCATCAGAGCTGCTACCTGCACAGTTATTAGGGCTGGCCCATTGATCCTTGTGTTCTTCTGCATTGTTACTAGGACTTCCAGGATTCTGAGGGAAGGTATAGCCAGTCCATGCATCAGGACCATGTCTGAAGCTTTCAGATTCCAAACCTTGACTGGACTGTCTCTGTtgtaaaacaaaagttttattCTCATtgtaagagttttttttagcACCAGCACTTCCTGGTGAAACATCATGGTGTTCATTATGGTGGAAGGTTCTGATGTTTGTACCAGGAGTTAGCTGCACCACATGACCCCATGTTAGCTTGCATTTCCCACAGATACTATCTTGACTTTTGGCTTCAGATTTATTTGGAGACATAAGACTTACAGAATTGAGGGTTTTCCCACATTTACTACAAGACTGGAATTTATTTGCTCCATAAACATTTGGTACTGAGAGGAGACCTGCTTGGCCCATACTTATATTTTCAAGACCAGTGCTGTGAGTATTAGAATTCATACTGCATATGCCAGAACTGTTAGGTCTGACTGTTTTGCAATCGCTGTTTCTTTCGAAGCTTTCACATTTCACTTTACTGCAATTATCAGTCCAACTGCCCTGATGATCTTGCTGCACTGTCTGCTGTGACCCACCACTAGTGAGACCCTCAGCTCCTTCTGTGCTAATTATCTTATTTGGAAGAAGTCTTGCCTTagaatcctgcccactgggcatgGAGCACCTTGGGCATATATATGGTGCCCTTTCAGTATTGGCTTGTTGGTGGGCTTTGAGCTTGAACCAGTGACTCATTTTTCCACATTTAACACAGGAATAAGGTTGAACAAACAGGTCGCTATATTGGGTTGGGTTGTCCACATGATGTGGAGTTATTTCAGTGTGGTTGCTGTGAGAAATAACTGCATGCAGATACTGATTGGCTTGGGATTGACTAGGGACATCCCTGGAGGTATGTGGAATCTCTGCCCGACTGTTCTGTTCTCTCACATTGTATGGCCCAGTGCTTTGAGGTTGCTCAGTACTGCCCCTTGCTTCTTTTTTATGTTCTTCTTCATGTTCCCCTTCATGTTCCTCTTTATGTTCCTCTTTATGTTGAGCTGTTTGTGCTCCACTGCTCAGTGTTATACCAGAGCTCTTAATGTTTGAGTTGTGTTCACTCAAAACTGCAGATAAACCTTCCCTCTCTTCCAAATCTTCTATTTTTGTCTTGTATCTCTGGGTTTCAGATCCTTCTTTCCTCTGTTGTTCAACCACCACTATTGGATGATGTTCTCGTGACTGTGAGCTCTTCTGTGTCTCTGGTGTTCCCATACTGGCACATGGATAACTTTGTGTGTCTGGAGTCACATGTTCCAGAGCTGGACTTCTGATAGATGGACTTCTCCTCTTTCTGGGTTTTTCTCCTCTGCCACCTGGTTTAATAGCGATATTCCCACCACATGCTTCAAATATAAACATGGTGACCACCTCATTAAACGTAACGTGTTTCTCTCTGTGGAGTTGAAATCTGTTTTTGGAGATTTTATCAAACTTATGTTTCCTGTGCTTCTGGCACCATAATCTGTACTTGTGAGTTCCAGGGCTAAATTCATCTTCTCCATCAGTTTGAACAGCCTTATCAGTAGGTTCTTTCTTCAACTGCCTCTCCACATTGCCCAATTCTTCCTCACTTTCCCTCAGGgtaatgtttttaaagttgtcCTTTTCTATTTTAATACCTTCATACATCACATTCCCATCACAAGAACTTTGTACACCTTTATCTTTGGGTATAACAAAACCTTCTTCTTCTGTTTGGACCAATGGGATTGACTTACAGCAAAGTCCCTGTCCTTCACTCAGGAGAGTTACGTCAGTTTTTGCTCCTAGACTCAGACTGGCAGATATGTCTGAGCCCAGTGTGGATGCATCTGCCTTGTCTTGATCTTCCTCAACCTCCTTCCTCATAGAGAGCATTGAGTAGAGCCCAGATTTCATGTCTGGTCCTGGGGATGATGCGGAGGGTTGTGCAGCAGTGAAGTACTGCTTTTTGGTCTCTACTGGCCTTTGTATTTCCTGGCTTTGATCTGTATATGTCTCACTGGTTGTGCTTGGAAGGGTCAATGTGCAGTTATTGTTGTACTCAGCACTGTTTCTTGTATAGTTCCCCTGTGCTGCTTTGTACTGATTAGATTCTTCATGCTGAATCTGCTTTGAGCTGTCGTGCCTTCTGCTTCTTCTGTGCCTCCATTTCTTTTTCCTCTTCAGCCAGCGGAGTGGGTTCACCATTGGGTATCTTCTCTTCTGCTTCACTTGCCTCAGCTCTGGAGTTGGCCCCATTGGCAGCAGCGTTTCACTGGTTGGCCCAATGTCTGTGGTACAAAATGCAGAGAACAAGTGAATCACACTGATATTTAGGTGGAGACTAGGGGAATATATTAGGAATACAGGCAAAGGATTGAGAACACACAGGGTATCAGAACATGTTGTATTACTTTATATTAAGGACATTAGTTGTTTGTGCTTTATGGAAATGTCCCATTGAGTGAGacactgagggggggggggaatataatAATGTGATTACAAGGGAAGAAAGAGAATGGATtg is a window from the Xenopus laevis strain J_2021 chromosome 6L, Xenopus_laevis_v10.1, whole genome shotgun sequence genome containing:
- the LOC108704635 gene encoding zinc finger protein 850: MSPVGKVTFEEVSVYFSPGEWAWLREEQKELYKEVMLDNYQLVLSVCRPDIISRIVLGEEPCISSGRSSSTDIGPTSETLLPMGPTPELRQVKQKRRYPMVNPLRWLKRKKKWRHRRSRRHDSSKQIQHEESNQYKAAQGNYTRNSAEYNNNCTLTLPSTTSETYTDQSQEIQRPVETKKQYFTAAQPSASSPGPDMKSGLYSMLSMRKEVEEDQDKADASTLGSDISASLSLGAKTDVTLLSEGQGLCCKSIPLVQTEEEGFVIPKDKGVQSSCDGNVMYEGIKIEKDNFKNITLRESEEELGNVERQLKKEPTDKAVQTDGEDEFSPGTHKYRLWCQKHRKHKFDKISKNRFQLHREKHVTFNEVVTMFIFEACGGNIAIKPGGRGEKPRKRRSPSIRSPALEHVTPDTQSYPCASMGTPETQKSSQSREHHPIVVVEQQRKEGSETQRYKTKIEDLEEREGLSAVLSEHNSNIKSSGITLSSGAQTAQHKEEHKEEHEGEHEEEHKKEARGSTEQPQSTGPYNVREQNSRAEIPHTSRDVPSQSQANQYLHAVISHSNHTEITPHHVDNPTQYSDLFVQPYSCVKCGKMSHWFKLKAHQQANTERAPYICPRCSMPSGQDSKARLLPNKIISTEGAEGLTSGGSQQTVQQDHQGSWTDNCSKVKCESFERNSDCKTVRPNSSGICSMNSNTHSTGLENISMGQAGLLSVPNVYGANKFQSCSKCGKTLNSVSLMSPNKSEAKSQDSICGKCKLTWGHVVQLTPGTNIRTFHHNEHHDVSPGSAGAKKNSYNENKTFVLQQRQSSQGLESESFRHGPDAWTGYTFPQNPGSPSNNAEEHKDQWASPNNCAGSSSDDFRYDSSSSSGCFRNTSPLKATSRVKKGFPIESQQHEARSTDQCFLDLTSKQNGAMPNPDQCIKLEEEYDICVGDFKSATQLTEHMIHQKECQEAVGVSLVKKTRCSSEREPYMCKVCGKVFTRNSTLVQHHSIHTGEKPFSCQECGKCFRDTNNLKVHMRSHTKEKPYTCLECGKTFGQTSALAVHQRTHTDERPFHCTDCGKSFTDRSTLLQHQRIHTGEKPFACSFCGKRFTQQAHIGRHEKIHTGERPFGCTVCGKRFIDRSKLIKHERIHTRVKV